A region from the Streptomyces sp. 3214.6 genome encodes:
- a CDS encoding ATP-binding protein, which translates to MTTELALLSQVACRGREITAPRLRGLLALLAADLNAGCSTGLLVEGLWPDELPERPGKAVQVLVSRLRAQLGAELIVSTPTGYRLALDETQVDSSALLSYEAASAERARAGDHEGALAQAEAGLALWDGSVGAGAGEDVHDPVVALRAGRRRAHRALARSRALALARVGRRAEAAAPLAELVRELPRDEEVLAELLRCEAATTGRPAALTRYDAYRRRLRDELGADPGPGLRSLYQELLRADAPPTRHGVPHEPNPLLGRDADVAAVGGLLREARVVTVVGPGGLGKTRLSHAVSRAAVQPVVHFVTLAGVVADEDVANEVASAVGAGETGRFAGGGDVAGGIVAALGAGPALLVLDNCEQVIAGAADLVQALVSRSKELRILATSRAPLGLTSESVYALPELSPATSVELFVQRARAARPGVDLPAAEVAEICRHLDGLPLAVELAAARVRVLSVADISRRLRDRFALLRGGARDAPERHRTLRAVVEWSWNLLEADGQAALRALSVFPGGFTEDSAQCVLGENADALTLLEQLAGQSLVKVGESPSAGPSAGPSAGPSGVRFHMLETLREFSAARRAEAGEEEAVTGRFLLWARDFGRAHHDVLFGGGPPRPWTGIRAEQDNLVLALRYALARADGPTTAAVTATLGSLWATGSNYARLAALADDTGGPLSHFRPGPENPDDPENPDDSENPDDSEYLADVEAARSAAVVCTASLFMGRGPHAVRHLVTLRRLPPAPPDTLARALAVVLGAFPEIHPPQYTRLQELCDAEAPMLAGMAAGVASYVWEAEHETERALACARRMLDAMGPLGNPAMRLLSHGRISELCLKSARGAEAYDHLRAALGALDEVGDWSDAIGVRWGLVLACLQRGDVDEAEYWLGLAALEQQPEAAEAFSSELPARAEIALARGLTEVGLGLWRQAAERIRQGSLLYADDPFVDPWSLEIQSAALAAHAQCGRLEPVAELAEQLRQRLLGMLGGSSEDDSPAELPVYGTVLLALGFTGLALGDPAAVRLLALAERMPAIREFPTLSTTRAREAAEKADRAAYDDARSTYATLRREELRAAALRELSAAAHG; encoded by the coding sequence ATGACCACCGAGTTGGCGTTGCTGTCCCAAGTCGCCTGTCGTGGGCGGGAGATCACCGCGCCCCGGCTGCGCGGCCTGCTGGCGTTGCTCGCCGCCGACCTGAACGCCGGCTGCAGCACCGGCCTGCTGGTGGAGGGGCTGTGGCCGGACGAGCTGCCGGAGCGGCCGGGCAAGGCGGTGCAGGTCCTGGTGTCGCGGCTCAGGGCGCAGCTGGGCGCCGAGCTGATCGTGAGCACGCCGACGGGGTACCGGCTGGCGCTGGACGAGACCCAGGTCGACAGCTCCGCGCTGTTGTCGTACGAGGCGGCGAGCGCCGAGCGGGCGCGGGCCGGGGACCACGAGGGCGCCCTGGCGCAGGCCGAGGCGGGCCTGGCGCTGTGGGACGGGAGCGTGGGCGCCGGCGCGGGCGAGGACGTGCACGATCCGGTGGTGGCGCTGCGCGCCGGCCGCCGCCGGGCTCATCGTGCGCTGGCCCGCTCCCGGGCGCTCGCGCTCGCCCGGGTGGGGCGGCGGGCGGAGGCCGCGGCGCCGCTGGCCGAGCTGGTCCGGGAGCTGCCGCGGGACGAGGAGGTGCTGGCGGAGCTGCTGCGGTGCGAGGCCGCGACCACGGGGCGGCCCGCGGCACTGACCCGGTACGACGCCTACCGCCGAAGGCTGCGCGACGAGCTGGGGGCCGACCCGGGGCCCGGGCTCAGGTCCCTGTACCAGGAGTTGCTGCGCGCGGACGCGCCGCCCACCCGGCACGGGGTGCCGCACGAGCCGAACCCGCTGCTGGGGCGGGACGCCGACGTCGCCGCCGTGGGCGGGCTGCTGCGCGAGGCGCGGGTGGTCACGGTCGTCGGCCCCGGCGGGCTGGGCAAGACCCGGCTCTCGCACGCGGTGAGCCGGGCGGCCGTGCAGCCCGTGGTGCATTTCGTCACCCTGGCCGGTGTCGTCGCCGACGAGGACGTCGCCAACGAAGTGGCCTCGGCCGTCGGCGCCGGGGAGACCGGGCGGTTCGCCGGGGGCGGGGACGTGGCCGGCGGCATCGTCGCCGCGCTGGGCGCCGGGCCCGCGCTGCTGGTGCTGGACAACTGCGAGCAGGTGATCGCCGGCGCGGCGGATCTCGTACAGGCGCTGGTGTCGCGGTCGAAGGAGCTGCGGATCCTGGCCACCAGCCGGGCTCCGCTGGGGCTGACCTCGGAGTCGGTGTACGCCCTGCCGGAACTTTCGCCGGCGACGTCGGTGGAGCTGTTCGTGCAGCGGGCGCGGGCCGCCAGGCCCGGGGTGGACCTGCCGGCCGCCGAGGTGGCCGAGATCTGCCGCCACCTGGACGGGCTGCCGCTGGCCGTCGAACTCGCCGCGGCCCGGGTCCGGGTGCTCTCCGTGGCCGACATCTCGCGCCGGCTGCGGGACCGCTTCGCGCTGCTGCGCGGCGGCGCCCGCGACGCGCCCGAGCGGCACCGCACCCTGCGGGCCGTCGTCGAGTGGAGCTGGAATCTGCTGGAGGCCGACGGTCAGGCCGCGCTGCGGGCGTTGTCGGTGTTTCCCGGGGGCTTCACCGAGGACTCGGCGCAGTGCGTGCTCGGCGAGAACGCGGACGCGCTGACGCTGCTGGAACAGCTGGCGGGCCAGTCCCTGGTCAAGGTGGGCGAAAGCCCTTCCGCGGGTCCCTCCGCGGGGCCTTCCGCGGGGCCTTCCGGGGTGCGGTTCCACATGTTGGAGACGCTGCGGGAGTTCAGTGCCGCCCGGCGTGCCGAGGCCGGCGAGGAGGAGGCGGTGACCGGCCGGTTCCTCCTGTGGGCCCGGGACTTCGGGCGGGCGCACCACGACGTGCTGTTCGGCGGCGGCCCGCCGCGCCCGTGGACCGGCATCCGGGCCGAGCAGGACAACCTCGTCCTGGCCCTGCGGTACGCGCTGGCCCGCGCCGACGGCCCCACCACGGCGGCGGTCACCGCGACGCTGGGCTCGTTGTGGGCCACCGGCTCCAACTACGCCCGCCTCGCCGCCCTCGCCGACGACACCGGTGGACCGCTGTCCCATTTCCGTCCCGGTCCCGAGAACCCGGACGACCCCGAGAACCCGGACGACTCCGAGAACCCGGACGACTCCGAGTACCTGGCGGACGTCGAGGCGGCCCGTAGTGCGGCGGTGGTGTGCACGGCCAGCCTCTTCATGGGCCGCGGCCCCCACGCCGTACGCCATCTCGTCACGCTGCGCCGGCTGCCGCCCGCCCCGCCGGACACGCTCGCGCGGGCGCTGGCCGTCGTGCTGGGCGCCTTCCCCGAGATACATCCGCCGCAGTACACGCGGCTGCAGGAACTCTGCGACGCCGAGGCGCCCATGCTGGCGGGCATGGCGGCGGGCGTCGCCAGTTATGTGTGGGAGGCCGAGCACGAGACGGAACGGGCGCTGGCGTGCGCCCGCCGGATGCTCGACGCGATGGGGCCGCTCGGGAATCCGGCCATGCGGCTGCTCAGCCATGGGCGGATCAGCGAGCTGTGCCTGAAGTCCGCGCGGGGCGCGGAGGCGTACGACCATCTGCGGGCCGCGCTGGGCGCGCTCGACGAGGTCGGCGACTGGTCGGACGCGATCGGCGTGCGCTGGGGGCTGGTGCTCGCCTGTCTGCAGCGCGGGGACGTCGACGAGGCGGAGTACTGGCTGGGCCTCGCCGCCCTGGAACAGCAGCCGGAGGCCGCCGAGGCCTTCAGCTCCGAACTGCCGGCCCGCGCGGAGATCGCACTGGCCCGCGGCCTGACCGAGGTCGGGCTCGGGCTGTGGCGCCAGGCGGCGGAGCGGATCCGGCAGGGCAGCCTGCTGTACGCCGACGATCCGTTCGTGGATCCGTGGTCGCTGGAGATCCAGTCGGCCGCGCTGGCGGCGCACGCGCAGTGCGGCCGGCTGGAGCCGGTGGCCGAGCTGGCCGAACAGCTGCGGCAGCGGCTGCTGGGGATGCTGGGCGGCTCCTCCGAGGACGACTCCCCGGCGGAACTGCCCGTGTACGGAACGGTGTTGCTGGCGCTCGGCTTCACCGGGCTGGCCCTGGGCGACCCGGCGGCCGTACGGCTGCTGGCGCTGGCGGAGCGGATGCCCGCGATCCGGGAGTTCCCCACCCTGTCCACGACCAGGGCCCGGGAGGCTGCCGAAAAGGCCGACAGGGCGGCCTACGACGACGCGAGGTCGACGTACGCCACCCTGAGACGGGAGGAGCTGCGGGCGGCCGCACTGCGCGAGCTCAGTGCCGCGGCTCACGGTTGA